A single Fusarium oxysporum Fo47 chromosome IV, complete sequence DNA region contains:
- a CDS encoding mitochondria fission 1 protein, which produces MVTELPYALDAETPLNASELNVLKAQYEREGEMVGIQTKFNYAWGLVKSNQRNDQQLGVRLLSDIFRISPERRRECLYYLALGNYKLGNYGEARRYNDLLLDKEPANLQASNLRQLIDDKVAREGLMGVAILSGVGVAAGVVGAFILRNARKR; this is translated from the exons ATGGTTACCGAACTACCAT ATGCGCTCGATGCCGAGAC ACCGCTGAATGCCTCTGAGCTTAATGTACTAAAAGCGCAATATGAGCGCGAGGGTGAGATGGTTGGCATACAGACCAAGTTCAACTACGCCTGG GGCCTCGTCAAGTCCAACCAGCGAAACGACCAGCAGCTCGGCGTGCGTCTTCTCTCGGATATCTTCCGCATCTCCCCCGAACGTCGCCGCGAATGTCTCTACTACCTTGCCCTTGGCAACTACAAGCTCGGCAACTACGGCGAAGCGCGTCGGTACAAcgacctccttcttgataAGGAGCCCGCCAACCTTCAAGCATCCAACCTACGCCAACTGATTGATGACAAGGTTGCCCGCGAGGGGCTGATGGGCGTTGCTATTCTGAgtggcgttggtgttgcgGCCGGTGTTGTGGGAGCATTTATTCTGAGGAATGCTAGGAAGAGGTAG
- a CDS encoding Spc24 subunit of Ndc80-domain-containing protein, with amino-acid sequence MLLSEEPAILIHHTIENFNIAPDKLAVSRVTESLSTLQQARDLRVREAESSLKKLSRQLATHTSRHDDLVASHSSADHASNIARLDTLKFRTAKAAADAETDAERLALTAADLKARLRELELQGVEGDAAANARRRDPVDDEVLLRLKVYRSLGIDIERDERDGEWSKAVIRNDRKGDVHVVNMDKKFSRFFYANYFWQTL; translated from the exons ATGCTGCTCTCCGAAGAACCCGCAATT CTCATTCATCATACCATCGAAAACTTCAACATCGCACCAGACAAACTTGCCGTCTCCCGTGTTACAGAGTCACTTTCGACACTCCAACAAGCTCGCGACCTTCGCGTTCGTGAGGCAGAATCCTcactgaagaagctctctCGTCAGCTCGCCACACACACATCGCGACACGACGACCTCGTTGCGTCACACTCATCAGCGGATCACGCGTCCAACATCGCACGCCTAGACACCCTGAAATTTCGTACCGCCAAAGCTGCCGCTGATGCTGAAACCGACGCTGAGCGCCTTGCTCTGACGGCCGCTGACCTCAAGGCTCGTCTTCGCGAGCTGGAGCTTCAGGGCGTGGAGGGCGATGCGGCAGCTAATGCTCGACGCAGAGATCCAGTTGATGACGAGGTGCTGCTGAGGCTCAAGGTGTATCGAAGCCTGGGCATCGACATTGAGAGGGACGAGAGGGATGGTGAGTGGTCCAAGGCTGTTATTCGGAATGATCGCAAAGGGGACGTGCATGTTgtcaacatggacaagaagTTCTCGCGATTCTTTTACGCAAACTACTTCTGGCAGACTCTCTAA
- a CDS encoding TatD family, which produces MCQHTHNYDEPQQSKPEPAGDQPPFPWHLPICDAHCHPTDTMASVTDIPSMRAAALTIMATRAQDQDLVTDVASNHSNPDLKSLLQGKSEATDTCAIPSFGWHPWFSHLLYDDSADTPTFQSISGSETDNAAKQAHYNAVLQPVPSPDFVASLPSPIAISSFLNATESRLSTSSCALVGEIGLDKAFRLPEPWQPSDHVERDSTLTPGGREGRQLSPYRVKIEHQRDILAAQLRLAAKARRAVSVHGVQAHGILYETLAATWKGHEREVITRRKRRLVASGAEDFSDDDDDDDDDDGSDKPYPPRMCLHSFSASVEVLRQYLNRTIPARIFVSLSTAVNLSTDASRNKTDDVLRALPDDSILVESDLHIAGKQMDSALEDMYRHVCRVKGWNLDEGVKKIARNYEEFIFG; this is translated from the coding sequence atgTGTCAACACACCCATAACTATGATGAACCTCAGCAGTCCAAGCCAGAACCTGCAGGGGACCAGCCCCCATTCCCCTGGCATCTGCCAATATGCGACGCCCACTGCCATCCAACAGATACAATGGCTTCGGTAACTGATATACCCTCTATGCGTGCAGCAGCTTTGACCATCATGGCAACACGTGCCCAGGACCAGGACCTCGTTACAGATGTCGCTAGCAACCATTCCAACCCGGATCTTAAATCACTCTTGCAAGGAAAATCCGAAGCAACAGATACCTGTGCTATTCCCTCCTTTGGCTGGCATCCATGGTTTTCTCATCTACTCTACGACGACTCGGCCGACACTCCGACATTTCAGTCCATCTCCGGCTCCGAGACCGACAATGCCGCCAAACAAGCACATTATAATGCCGTTCTACAGCCAGTGCCTTCACCAGACTTtgttgcttctcttccttccccTATCGCTATAAGCTCATTTCTCAATGCAACTGAATCCCGTCTATCCACTAGCTCTTGCGCTCTTGTTGGTGAGATCGGCCTTGATAAGGCTTTTCGTCTCCCAGAACCGTGGCAGCCATCAGACCATGTCGAGAGAGATTCAACACTCACACCAGGGGGTCGTGAGGGCCGACAGCTCAGCCCTTATCGCGTGAAAATAGAGCACCAGCGTGATATTCTTGCCGCACAGCTTCGTCTTGCTGCAAAAGCTCGCAGAGCTGTCAGTGTGCATGGCGTGCAAGCTCACGGCATCTTGTATGAGACACTTGCGGCAACGTGGAAGGGCCACGAGCGGGAGGTTATAACACGACGAAAGCGCCGTCTTGTGGCATCGGGTGCCGAGGACTTCTcagacgacgacgacgacgacgacgacgacgacggcAGTGACAAGCCGTACCCCCCTCGAATGTGTCTGCATTCATTCAGCGCTAGTGTCGAAGTATTGAGGCAGTATCTGAACCGAACAATCCCGGCTCGTATCTTTGTCTCATTGTCAACAGCTGTCAATTTAAGCACTGATGCTAGCCGGAATAAGACTGACGATGTCCTACGGGCCCTGCCTGATGACAGCATCCTAGTGGAGAGTGATCTTCACATTGCCGGCAAACAAATGGACAGTGCATTGGAAGACATGTACCGACATGTTTGTAGGGTCAAGGGCTGGAACCTTGATGAAGGCGTCAAGAAAATTGCGAGAAATTACGAAGAGTTCATATTCGGGTGA
- a CDS encoding Zn(II)2Cys6 transcription factor yields MDLSQRALPRHTHHQPPPSLSNPSPSHLPPQHSTSTYSPGPVASHPTLPLPGTHPPSSALTPGSASTSPASISHRLPSASASTTSRHPTGDYLPDADDLDASTPVDGEEPPKKKQKRNKPTLSCHECVERKTKCDRGRPHCLACIKRQTECRYAHVANLLEETTRSAANGRRMTKPPKKKSGSSGKSPIPNIADRGMSNDPRATSRGAVALSIGLLSNVPYSLPSASNVFGIGSEHPFANYWTCEGGLPEVISVLPDKIQADILLSRYFECVDPVYPMIHRQTFYADYEHFWQMNQQEKTDTDPSFIALIFVMLALGTQFVTSTTSPQERRQTAEFYASASNQALRIASYLSSASLRSIQAMVLLVYFLINDNHASDGWAFAGILIRQAYAMGLHRDPNIVTPNATLFEKQQRRKVWQAVLLQDTFLTVLLSLPPSATHTDVSVEDLLDDGSSIANSDPTDTAYIRGSWTLANLVQETICSPRSLDLPICTTARHKSKLIADFRAVYRSFPDVFRSWDPDSITALAKTNKRVVRQTLFLTSNYFHNLMLVHASESPDVPVNVRGTLEAAHDAITAFFLLFTLLEIEARVWWVFNHRAFLEALCIGNVLKEAAREPGGADMMARDPLLVRAKADITRMIQIMQVMGEDSEVARTRVQVLSDFLA; encoded by the exons ATGGATCTATCACAGCGGGCGCTTCCGCGTCAcactcatcaccaaccaccaccatctcTCTCAAATCCTTCGCCCTCACATCTGCCGCCTCAACATTCTACGTCTACGTATAGTCCTGGTCCCGTTGCCTCGCATCCAACTCTCCCTCTTCCCGGAACTCACCCACCATCCTCGGCTTTGACACCAGGATCGGCCTCAACATCCCCTGCATCCATCTCCCACCGGTTACCTTCAGCATCAGCTTCGACGACATCAAGGCATCCTACTGGCGATTATCTCCCTGACGCAGATGATCTAGACGCGTCGACACCCGTGGATGGAGAGGAACctccaaagaagaagcaaaagcgCAACAAGCCAACTCTTTCATGCCATGAATGTGTAGAGCGCAAGACCAAG TGCGACAGAGGTCGACCCCATTGTCTTGCCT GCATAAAACGACAGACTGAATGCCGATATGCCCATGTCGCAAACCTTCTCGA GGAGACCACCAGGTCAGCCGCCAATGGCCGCCGTATGACGAAACccccaaagaagaagtctggCTCTAGTGGAAAGTCCCCCATTCCAAATATCGCAGATAGGGGTATGTCGAATGATCCCAGGGCAACCTCGCGTGGCGCTGTTGCCCTCTCTATCGGCCTTCTGTCCAACGTTCCTTATTCCTTGCCTTCTGCAAGTAACGTTTTTGGTATCGGGTCCGAGCACCCATTTGCCAACTACTGGACCTGCGAAGGGGGCTTGCCTGAGGTTATCTCGGTGCTTCCAGACAAGATTCAAGCCGATATACTACTTAGCCGATACTTCGAATGTGTTGACCCCGTGTATCCCATGATACATCGCCAGACATTCTATGCGGACTACGAACACTTCTGGCAGATGAATCAGCAAGAAAAGACCGATACAGATCCGTCCTTCATTGCATTAATCTTTGTCATGCTGGCCCTGGGAACTCAGTTTGTAACATCGACTACATCCCCACAGGAGCGAAGGCAGACAGCAGAGTTCTATGCTTCGGCTAGCAACCAAGCTCTCCGTATCGCATCATATCTTAGCAGTGCATCGTTACGGTCAATCCAGGCTATGGTATTGCTAGTGTACTTCCTTATAAACGACAACCATGCCTCAGATGGGTGGGCGTTTGCAGGTATTCTGATTCGGCAAGCTTATGCTATGGGTCTTCATAGAGATCCAAATATTG TGACTCCAAATGCCACCCTGtttgagaagcagcagcggcGTAAGGTCTGGCAAGCGGTACTTCTCCAAGATACTTTCTTGACCGTCTTACTCTCCCTGCCACCGTCTGCGACACATACAGATGTTTCCGTGGAAGACCTACTCGACGATGGCTCCTCGATTGCAAATAGCGACCCAACAGATACGGCATATATCCGAGGCTCTTGGACTTTGGCCAACTTGGTTCAGGAGACGATCTGCTCACCAAGATCGTTAGACCTACCAATCTGCACTACGGCAAGGCATAAGTCTAAGTTGATTGCTGACTTCCGAGCTGTTTACCGTTCGTTCCCTGACGTCTTCCGGTCTTGGGATCCTGATAGTATCACGGCGCTCGCGAAAACCAATAAGAGGGTGGTTCGTCAGACCCTGTTCCTGACGAGCAACTACTTCCATAACTTGATGCTTGTTCATGCTTCCGAGAGCCCTGATGTTCCTGTCAATGTTCGTGGTACACTGGAGGCGGCGCACGACGCCATTACagctttcttccttcttttcaCACTTCTTGAGATAGAAGCACGTGTTTGGTGGGTGTTCAACCACCGAGCTTTCTTGGAGGCGCTGTGTATCGGAAATGTCCTGAAGGAGGCTGCTCGAGAACCAGGTGGTGCAGATATGATGGCAAGAGATCCTCTCCTTGTCAGGGCAAAAGCTGATATCA CACGCATGATCCAAATCATGCAGGTTATGGGCGAAGACTCTGAGGTAGCGAGGACTCGAGTGCAGGTTTTGAGTGACTTTCTGGCATGA